In Carcharodon carcharias isolate sCarCar2 chromosome 22, sCarCar2.pri, whole genome shotgun sequence, the following are encoded in one genomic region:
- the cbx4 gene encoding E3 SUMO-protein ligase CBX4 isoform X2 encodes MESILPLLSAGNGICQLPAFARRSNVPTELQDTYVEEERSKNDIQQQPIKRQYQLNSKKLHQYKPCNTEEQRQHQATKHYYQLNSKKHHHYQPDIMYPNQQADSHGSETEASHEQHQTIQEHETLHSFMKNGSHAHAIGTEKPEVRDMDSRSGSGPELAKESVKNDGMNGRMKIVKNKNKNGRIVIVMSKYMDNGIQSAKDKHSKNGDGGNESVVSKAGDRELWIVKNGHGKTEERVGKVEDNNIANGWQETAKTRNVNKEAEAEKNGYLRTLVVKEAVAAAQNENMNGEGAGKESDGTASGREMRTQKEQRPWVREQCEQSAPMRWACDSEVSRRDGLYSKLPKSRKRYLSEPIVEKEAKKPTTCRSISVPGSAVQLEQGDLIELQAIDSYRNEGIDGTLDSNPEQPIDLSCVKSRSEPQKATAQQTEMEEKDGRARGEQQYPWTGLKPYLGNLIITDVTANCLTVTFKEYVTV; translated from the exons ATGGAATCGATCTTGCCTCTCCTATCAGCTGGGAATGGAATCTGCCAG CTACCAGCTTTTGCTCGACGCTCAAATGTTCCTACGGAGCTGCAGGATACTTATGTGGAAGAAGAACGGTCCAAGAATGATATTCAGCAGCAGCCCATCAAACGCCAATATCAACTGAACAGTAAAAAGCTTCATCAGTACAAACCCTGTAACACCGAGGAGCAACGCCAGCATCAAGCTACTAAACATTACTACCAACTTAACAGCAAAAAGCACCACCATTATCAACCGGACATCATGTACCCGAATCAACAGGCCGACTCCCACGGGAGCGAAACTGAAGCAAGCCATGAGCAACATCAAACCATTCAGGAACACGAAACGCTGCACAGTTTTATGAAGAATGGAAGTCATGCCCACGCTATAGGCACGGAGAAGCCTGAAGTCAGGGACATGGATTCGAGATCCGGGAGCGGGCCAGAACTAGCCAAGGAAAGTGTGAAAAACGATGGCATGAATGGCAGAATGAAAAtagtaaaaaataaaaacaagaatgGCAGGATTGTAATCGTCATGAGCAAATACATGGATAATGGGATACAGTCGGCGAAGGATAAACACAGTAAGAACGGGGATGGAGGGAATGAGTCAGTGGTAAGCAAGGCTGGAGATCGTGAGCTATGGATAGTTAAAAATGGGCACGGCAAAACGGAGGAAAGGGTAGGAAAGGTGGAGGATAACAATATTGCTAATGGATGGCAAGAGACTGCCAAGACTCGTAACGTAAACAAAGAGGCAGAGGCCGAGAAGAATGGCTATCTTAGGACTTTGGTGGTTAAAGAGGCGGTAGCTGCAGCGCAAAATGAAAACATGAACGGGGAGGGAGCCGGCAAGGAAAGTGACgggacagcaagtgggagagagATGAGGACTCAGAAGGAGCAGCGTCCCtgggtgagggagcagtgtgaacaGTCAGCTCCAATGCGATGGGCTTGTGATTCGGAGGTCTCCAGAAGGGATGGGTTATACTCCAAACTCCCCAAGTCCAGGAAACGCTATCTATCAGAACCCATCGTGGAGAAAGAGGCCAAAAAGCCGACGACGTGCAGGAGCATCAGTGTCCCGGGAAGCGCGGTCCAGCTGGAgcagggtgacttaattgagCTGCAGGCGATCGATAGTTATCGGAATGAGGGAATTGATGGTACTTTGGACTCAAATCCCGAGCAGCCAATCGATCTGAGCTGTGTAAAGTCCAGGTCAGAGCCTCAGAAGGCGACGGCACAGCAGACGGAGATGGAGGAGAAAGACGGACGGGCGAGGGGAGAGCAGCAATATCCATGGACTGGTCTCAAACCTTACCTCGGAAATCTGATAATCACAGATGTCACAGCGAACTGCCTCACGGTTACATTTAAGGAATATGTGACGGTGTGA
- the cbx4 gene encoding E3 SUMO-protein ligase CBX4 isoform X1: MELPAAGEHVFAVESIEKKRFRKGRVEYLVKWRGWSPKYNTWEPEENILDPRLLLAFQHRERQEQSMGYRKRGPKPKHLLVQLPAFARRSNVPTELQDTYVEEERSKNDIQQQPIKRQYQLNSKKLHQYKPCNTEEQRQHQATKHYYQLNSKKHHHYQPDIMYPNQQADSHGSETEASHEQHQTIQEHETLHSFMKNGSHAHAIGTEKPEVRDMDSRSGSGPELAKESVKNDGMNGRMKIVKNKNKNGRIVIVMSKYMDNGIQSAKDKHSKNGDGGNESVVSKAGDRELWIVKNGHGKTEERVGKVEDNNIANGWQETAKTRNVNKEAEAEKNGYLRTLVVKEAVAAAQNENMNGEGAGKESDGTASGREMRTQKEQRPWVREQCEQSAPMRWACDSEVSRRDGLYSKLPKSRKRYLSEPIVEKEAKKPTTCRSISVPGSAVQLEQGDLIELQAIDSYRNEGIDGTLDSNPEQPIDLSCVKSRSEPQKATAQQTEMEEKDGRARGEQQYPWTGLKPYLGNLIITDVTANCLTVTFKEYVTV, encoded by the exons ATGGAGTTGCCAGCAGCAGGGGAGCACGTCTTTGCCGTGGAGAGCATCGAGAAAAAACGGTTCAGGAAG GGGAGAGTGGAATACCTGGTGAAATGGAGGGGATGGTCTCCCAA ATACAACACGTGGGAGCCAGAGGAGAACATCCTGGACCCTCGGCTGCTCCTGGCTTTCCAGCACAG GGAAAGACAAGAGCAGTCAATGGGCTATCGTAAGCGAGGACCCAAGCCCAAACACCTACTGGTTCAG CTACCAGCTTTTGCTCGACGCTCAAATGTTCCTACGGAGCTGCAGGATACTTATGTGGAAGAAGAACGGTCCAAGAATGATATTCAGCAGCAGCCCATCAAACGCCAATATCAACTGAACAGTAAAAAGCTTCATCAGTACAAACCCTGTAACACCGAGGAGCAACGCCAGCATCAAGCTACTAAACATTACTACCAACTTAACAGCAAAAAGCACCACCATTATCAACCGGACATCATGTACCCGAATCAACAGGCCGACTCCCACGGGAGCGAAACTGAAGCAAGCCATGAGCAACATCAAACCATTCAGGAACACGAAACGCTGCACAGTTTTATGAAGAATGGAAGTCATGCCCACGCTATAGGCACGGAGAAGCCTGAAGTCAGGGACATGGATTCGAGATCCGGGAGCGGGCCAGAACTAGCCAAGGAAAGTGTGAAAAACGATGGCATGAATGGCAGAATGAAAAtagtaaaaaataaaaacaagaatgGCAGGATTGTAATCGTCATGAGCAAATACATGGATAATGGGATACAGTCGGCGAAGGATAAACACAGTAAGAACGGGGATGGAGGGAATGAGTCAGTGGTAAGCAAGGCTGGAGATCGTGAGCTATGGATAGTTAAAAATGGGCACGGCAAAACGGAGGAAAGGGTAGGAAAGGTGGAGGATAACAATATTGCTAATGGATGGCAAGAGACTGCCAAGACTCGTAACGTAAACAAAGAGGCAGAGGCCGAGAAGAATGGCTATCTTAGGACTTTGGTGGTTAAAGAGGCGGTAGCTGCAGCGCAAAATGAAAACATGAACGGGGAGGGAGCCGGCAAGGAAAGTGACgggacagcaagtgggagagagATGAGGACTCAGAAGGAGCAGCGTCCCtgggtgagggagcagtgtgaacaGTCAGCTCCAATGCGATGGGCTTGTGATTCGGAGGTCTCCAGAAGGGATGGGTTATACTCCAAACTCCCCAAGTCCAGGAAACGCTATCTATCAGAACCCATCGTGGAGAAAGAGGCCAAAAAGCCGACGACGTGCAGGAGCATCAGTGTCCCGGGAAGCGCGGTCCAGCTGGAgcagggtgacttaattgagCTGCAGGCGATCGATAGTTATCGGAATGAGGGAATTGATGGTACTTTGGACTCAAATCCCGAGCAGCCAATCGATCTGAGCTGTGTAAAGTCCAGGTCAGAGCCTCAGAAGGCGACGGCACAGCAGACGGAGATGGAGGAGAAAGACGGACGGGCGAGGGGAGAGCAGCAATATCCATGGACTGGTCTCAAACCTTACCTCGGAAATCTGATAATCACAGATGTCACAGCGAACTGCCTCACGGTTACATTTAAGGAATATGTGACGGTGTGA